From Rhodothermus sp., one genomic window encodes:
- a CDS encoding RsmB/NOP family class I SAM-dependent RNA methyltransferase has protein sequence MSTVTHTLRVYPVWIEAVTTALQEIFCTSLPADTVLQQFFRKHRKMGKRDRAFVAETVYGMLRHYRRLAYAARRRANDLRFLALLYLNVFGFGEATLDLPVRSSERNALEAATRRFWKPTLPDDPVATLGILYSLPDWLVAAWLEVLPYEVVEARCAALKTPAPLTIRVNTLKADRETVRQHLLEEGFPSQPTPYSPVGLILEEKAFIFRTRAFQEGLFEIQDEGSQLISLLTEARPGQVVVDGCAGGGGKTLHLAALMQGKGRLYAFDIHEGRLQELRPRARRADVHNIRLHALPHNRASIVRRLQGKADVVLVDVPCSGTGVLRRNPDAAWKITPERVTALVEQQRHILEAYASLVRPGGRLVYATCSLLPSENERQIQRFLERHSEFVLIPAAEVLARQGIMLPDQHDAFLRVEPATHGTDGFFAAVLKRT, from the coding sequence ATGTCAACAGTAACGCACACGCTTCGGGTCTATCCGGTATGGATCGAGGCGGTAACGACCGCATTGCAGGAGATCTTTTGCACATCGCTTCCGGCCGATACCGTCCTGCAGCAGTTTTTTCGGAAGCATCGTAAGATGGGCAAGCGGGATCGAGCCTTTGTGGCCGAGACGGTCTACGGCATGCTGCGTCATTACCGGCGTCTGGCCTATGCCGCCCGTCGCCGAGCCAATGACCTGCGTTTTCTGGCACTGCTCTACCTGAACGTGTTCGGTTTTGGCGAAGCTACCCTGGATCTGCCCGTACGTTCTTCCGAGCGCAACGCACTCGAAGCGGCCACCCGACGATTCTGGAAGCCGACTCTGCCGGACGATCCCGTTGCTACGCTGGGCATACTTTACAGCCTGCCCGACTGGCTGGTGGCTGCCTGGTTGGAGGTGTTGCCCTACGAAGTGGTCGAAGCACGCTGCGCCGCCCTGAAAACGCCGGCACCGCTGACCATCCGCGTCAACACGCTTAAAGCCGACCGCGAGACGGTCCGGCAGCACCTCCTGGAAGAAGGATTTCCAAGCCAGCCGACGCCTTACAGTCCGGTAGGCCTGATCCTTGAAGAAAAAGCGTTTATCTTCCGCACGCGTGCGTTTCAGGAGGGGCTCTTCGAAATTCAGGACGAAGGGAGTCAGCTGATCAGCCTGCTGACCGAAGCGCGGCCGGGTCAGGTCGTGGTGGACGGATGTGCCGGAGGCGGTGGCAAAACACTTCATCTGGCCGCGCTTATGCAGGGCAAAGGGCGCCTGTACGCCTTCGACATTCACGAAGGACGGCTGCAGGAGCTGCGTCCGCGCGCACGTCGGGCCGATGTCCACAACATTCGCCTGCATGCGCTACCACACAACCGCGCATCCATCGTGCGCCGCCTGCAGGGCAAGGCAGACGTTGTGCTCGTGGATGTGCCCTGCAGTGGCACGGGCGTACTCCGACGCAATCCGGATGCGGCCTGGAAGATCACACCAGAACGCGTAACAGCACTCGTCGAACAGCAACGACATATTCTTGAAGCTTATGCCTCGCTGGTGCGACCGGGTGGCCGCCTTGTTTATGCCACCTGTTCGCTACTACCGAGCGAAAATGAACGACAGATCCAGCGTTTTCTGGAGCGTCATTCGGAGTTTGTGCTGATACCAGCCGCCGAAGTGCTGGCACGCCAGGGCATCATGCTCCCCGATCAGCACGACGCCTTTCTTCGCGTCGAACCAGCCACACACGGGACCGACGGCTTTTTTGCAGCCGTGCTAAAGCGCACCTGA
- a CDS encoding S9 family peptidase, with protein sequence MRYALLGALLSLSALTLQAQPFSLEDILSAPYVETAVFAPETSRVAWIVNQEGVRNIWIADAPDFRPVPVTHYTEDDGQVLGNLTFTPDGRLLLYVRGGSPNRRGEYPNPRSLPDGVRREVWVVELATGRTWSLGEGTNPIVSPDGRLVLFSRRGTLYRIVLHPDSTRARPLFRARGSTQSPVWSPDGRYVAFVSNRGAYSFIGVYDTHAHRIRWLAPGVDRDMDPVWSPDSRRLAFIRQPGLKKGERYNLMAGYPFQILIAEVATGEARVVWESPGRDGGFAQYYPAEPLRWLPNGRLLFYSEHEGWMHIYSLDPDRGTLTDLTPGEAEAEHSIVSRDGAWLYFSGNHNDIDRRHLWRVSTTGGRPELLTPGTGIETDPLISPDGRWLIYRAATARRPQGLHVLDLQTRAVRRIFPEQLPERFPEAHLVEPEPVVFSSLDGLTLHGQLFRPPDLRSGERRPAVIFLHGGPIRQMLLGWHYRGYYARAYALNQYLAARGYVVLALNYRTGIGYGRAFRLAARQGPRGASEYQDVVAAALFLRHLPGVDPDRIGLWGGSYGGYLTAMGLARDSELFAAGVDLHGVHDWAFRATDFSPGGGWGIADHPDSLALAYRSSPVADIDRWRSPVLLIHGDDDRNVLFEQTVDLAQRLRERGVHVELLVLPDEVHSFLLHESWLRAYHATVDFLDRMLRDRPLPFSNH encoded by the coding sequence ATGCGGTACGCGTTGCTCGGAGCTCTGCTGTCGCTTTCGGCGCTGACGCTGCAAGCACAACCCTTCTCCCTCGAAGATATTTTGAGCGCACCCTATGTGGAAACTGCCGTCTTTGCCCCGGAGACTTCGCGCGTTGCCTGGATCGTCAACCAGGAAGGCGTGCGAAACATCTGGATCGCCGACGCGCCCGACTTTCGTCCGGTACCGGTGACCCACTACACAGAAGACGACGGACAGGTACTCGGTAACCTGACCTTTACCCCCGACGGCCGCCTGCTGCTCTACGTACGTGGGGGCAGCCCCAACCGGCGCGGTGAATATCCCAATCCGCGAAGCCTGCCAGACGGCGTGCGCCGCGAGGTGTGGGTAGTCGAGCTGGCCACCGGTCGGACCTGGTCCTTGGGCGAAGGTACCAACCCGATTGTTTCGCCGGACGGTCGGCTTGTGCTGTTCAGCCGGCGCGGTACGCTTTACCGGATCGTGCTGCATCCCGATTCGACCCGGGCACGCCCGCTTTTTCGGGCGCGGGGTAGTACGCAGTCGCCCGTCTGGTCACCGGACGGTCGCTACGTCGCCTTTGTCAGCAATCGGGGCGCTTACAGTTTCATTGGCGTCTATGACACCCACGCCCATCGCATTCGCTGGCTCGCTCCGGGCGTCGATCGCGACATGGATCCGGTCTGGTCGCCGGACAGCCGGCGGCTGGCCTTCATCCGACAGCCAGGCCTGAAGAAAGGCGAGCGTTATAACCTGATGGCCGGTTATCCTTTTCAGATTCTGATCGCAGAGGTAGCTACCGGCGAAGCACGCGTTGTGTGGGAATCACCAGGACGGGATGGCGGCTTTGCCCAGTACTATCCGGCTGAACCGCTGCGCTGGCTGCCTAATGGTCGTTTGCTGTTCTATTCGGAGCATGAAGGCTGGATGCACATCTACAGCCTGGATCCGGACCGGGGCACATTGACCGATCTGACACCAGGGGAAGCAGAAGCCGAACACAGCATCGTATCACGTGATGGTGCCTGGCTCTACTTCAGCGGCAACCATAACGACATCGACCGGCGCCACCTGTGGCGTGTCTCCACCACGGGCGGCCGGCCAGAGCTCCTCACCCCTGGAACGGGCATTGAAACCGATCCGCTCATCTCTCCGGACGGTCGCTGGCTGATCTATCGCGCGGCCACCGCCCGCCGCCCCCAGGGACTGCACGTGCTTGACCTGCAAACGCGCGCTGTTCGCCGCATCTTTCCAGAACAGTTGCCCGAGCGCTTCCCGGAGGCGCATCTGGTGGAGCCAGAGCCGGTCGTCTTTTCGTCGCTGGACGGGCTCACGCTCCATGGCCAGCTTTTCCGTCCTCCTGACCTGCGTTCCGGTGAGCGACGGCCGGCCGTCATCTTCTTACACGGCGGTCCCATTCGGCAGATGCTTCTGGGCTGGCACTACCGCGGCTACTATGCCCGAGCGTATGCCCTGAACCAGTACCTGGCGGCCCGGGGCTACGTGGTACTCGCGCTGAACTATCGCACTGGCATCGGCTATGGGCGGGCATTTCGGCTGGCGGCCCGGCAGGGCCCCCGGGGGGCTTCCGAATATCAGGATGTGGTGGCCGCTGCGCTCTTTTTACGTCACCTACCCGGTGTGGACCCCGACCGCATCGGTCTCTGGGGTGGGTCCTACGGCGGTTATCTGACGGCCATGGGACTGGCACGTGATTCCGAACTATTTGCCGCCGGCGTCGATCTGCACGGCGTACACGACTGGGCCTTCCGCGCTACCGACTTTTCGCCGGGCGGCGGCTGGGGCATTGCCGACCATCCCGACAGCCTGGCCCTGGCCTACCGCTCCTCACCGGTGGCCGATATTGATCGCTGGCGCTCGCCCGTACTCTTGATTCATGGCGACGACGACCGCAACGTGCTCTTCGAACAGACGGTCGACCTGGCCCAGCGATTGCGTGAGCGCGGCGTGCACGTCGAGCTCCTTGTGCTACCCGACGAAGTGCACAGCTTCCTGTTGCACGAAAGCTGGCTGCGCGCCTACCACGCCACCGTAGACTTTCTCGATCGCATGCTGCGCGACCGCCCGCTGCCGTTCAGCAATCACTAA
- a CDS encoding amidohydrolase — MRRYLLVFWGVLFALNGVAQAQPLDAYKQEALQETEQLRQTLQHLAQELWRYAETALQEHRSAELLASALEAEGFRVERGVAGMPTAFIAEWGSGRPIIGILAEYDALPGVGNEPVPARQPRADAVSSGHGCGHNLFGAASTVGAIVLKRLMERHQIPGTVRLYGTPAEETVVGKVYMAREGVFDDLDAAIEWHPGTETAVRNQPGRAMNNFIVRFYGQAAHASADPWNGRSALDAVELMNHAANMMREHVHPTARIHYVITDGGEAPNVVPERAEVWYYVRDINRERVEFMYEWLKKIAEGAALMTRTEYEIQFITGVHEVLLNRPLQEAVQANLELVGPPRFDEEEQRFARQLQEFLQVEPVGLDTTIKPLPKGPEPPRGGSTDVAEVSWITPTVGFTVATAAREVPWHSWATTACHGTSIGYKGAEVAAKVIATTGLDMLLRPDLLKAARDEFMRLTGGKPYQSPLPPDQPPPVPPRTGR; from the coding sequence ATGCGACGCTATCTGCTCGTTTTCTGGGGAGTTCTGTTCGCGTTAAATGGTGTAGCTCAGGCTCAGCCTCTGGACGCCTACAAGCAAGAAGCATTGCAGGAGACCGAACAGCTTCGGCAGACGCTGCAGCATCTGGCGCAGGAGCTCTGGCGCTATGCCGAGACGGCCTTGCAGGAGCATCGTTCGGCCGAGTTGCTGGCCAGTGCGCTGGAAGCCGAGGGCTTTCGGGTGGAGCGTGGAGTGGCCGGCATGCCGACTGCCTTTATCGCCGAGTGGGGGAGCGGCCGGCCTATTATTGGCATCCTGGCCGAATACGATGCGCTACCCGGCGTAGGGAACGAACCGGTGCCGGCCCGTCAACCTCGCGCGGATGCGGTGAGCAGCGGACATGGTTGCGGACATAATCTCTTTGGAGCGGCTTCCACCGTCGGGGCGATCGTCCTGAAGCGTCTGATGGAACGCCACCAGATCCCCGGTACGGTTCGGCTTTACGGGACGCCTGCCGAAGAGACGGTGGTCGGCAAAGTGTACATGGCTCGTGAAGGCGTGTTCGATGATCTGGATGCAGCCATCGAATGGCATCCGGGTACGGAGACGGCGGTCCGCAATCAGCCGGGGCGGGCTATGAACAACTTCATTGTGCGGTTTTACGGGCAGGCCGCGCATGCGTCGGCCGATCCCTGGAACGGTCGCAGCGCGCTGGACGCTGTGGAGCTGATGAACCACGCGGCCAACATGATGCGGGAGCACGTGCATCCGACGGCCCGTATCCACTACGTGATCACCGACGGAGGCGAAGCGCCCAACGTCGTCCCGGAACGGGCCGAAGTCTGGTACTACGTGCGCGACATTAATCGGGAGCGCGTCGAGTTTATGTATGAGTGGTTGAAGAAGATTGCCGAGGGCGCGGCGCTCATGACGCGCACCGAGTACGAGATCCAGTTCATCACCGGCGTGCACGAGGTGCTCTTGAACCGACCCCTTCAGGAGGCCGTGCAGGCCAATCTGGAACTGGTCGGGCCACCTCGTTTCGATGAAGAGGAGCAACGGTTTGCCCGGCAGTTGCAGGAGTTTCTGCAGGTTGAGCCGGTTGGCCTAGATACGACCATCAAGCCGCTGCCAAAAGGGCCGGAGCCGCCACGGGGTGGATCGACCGACGTGGCCGAGGTGAGTTGGATCACCCCGACGGTGGGCTTTACGGTGGCGACGGCAGCCCGAGAGGTGCCCTGGCATAGCTGGGCCACCACAGCCTGTCATGGCACTTCCATCGGTTACAAAGGGGCCGAAGTGGCCGCTAAGGTGATTGCCACGACCGGCTTGGACATGCTGCTGCGACCCGACCTGCTCAAAGCAGCCCGCGACGAATTTATGCGGCTGACGGGCGGTAAGCCCTACCAGTCGCCGCTGCCTCCTGACCAGCCGCCGCCCGTGCCACCACGCACGGGCCGTTAG
- a CDS encoding DUF6515 family protein, which translates to MRTLKVMFPLLLTGMLWMGGALNPVQAHPKRVVKVLPRGHMVVHVGKVRYHYHAGVFYRPVRGGFVVVRAPVGIIIPTLPPGHRVVHVHGRRYYHHNGVYYRPIYRHGRPAYMVVRLQVDL; encoded by the coding sequence ATGCGTACGCTAAAGGTAATGTTTCCGCTGCTCCTGACGGGCATGCTGTGGATGGGGGGCGCCTTGAACCCTGTGCAGGCCCACCCGAAGCGCGTTGTAAAAGTGCTCCCCCGTGGTCACATGGTCGTCCATGTTGGAAAGGTGCGTTATCACTACCACGCCGGCGTCTTTTACCGACCCGTTCGGGGAGGCTTTGTGGTGGTGCGTGCACCTGTCGGGATCATCATACCGACATTGCCACCGGGCCATCGGGTAGTGCATGTGCACGGACGCCGTTACTACCACCACAACGGGGTCTACTACCGCCCGATTTATCGTCATGGTCGCCCGGCCTACATGGTGGTCAGGCTACAGGTAGACCTGTAA
- a CDS encoding molybdenum cofactor guanylyltransferase — translation MSPLSTDLTALLLAGGRSRRFGTDKARAEVNGKPMLQRVYEVARELTQHVLLSVRADGDFYFDLVPPAIPRLLDPVPEAGPLAGLVAGLRAAQTPWLLALACDLPSLTPETLRLLLEARSSDTDAVVPVTSGNRRQPLCALYRVHVVQSVAEAQLATGRYALQELLDHLAITSLPLPDAPLHNVNTPTDLSHELVHPRHCPSGSQPPRPDA, via the coding sequence ATGTCGCCGCTGAGCACTGACCTGACCGCGCTTTTGCTGGCTGGAGGCCGCAGCCGTCGCTTCGGAACCGACAAAGCGCGGGCCGAGGTAAACGGGAAACCGATGCTCCAACGGGTTTACGAGGTGGCCCGGGAGCTTACGCAGCATGTCTTGCTCAGCGTTCGCGCCGATGGGGACTTTTACTTCGATCTGGTGCCGCCTGCCATACCACGCCTACTGGACCCGGTACCCGAGGCGGGTCCACTGGCCGGGTTAGTAGCCGGTCTTCGGGCAGCGCAGACCCCCTGGTTGCTGGCCCTGGCCTGCGACCTGCCCTCCCTGACTCCCGAAACCCTCCGTCTGCTGCTTGAAGCCCGATCGTCTGATACGGACGCTGTCGTGCCCGTTACCTCGGGCAACCGCCGCCAGCCGCTCTGTGCTCTGTATCGCGTGCATGTAGTACAGTCGGTGGCTGAAGCCCAACTTGCCACTGGCCGCTATGCCCTGCAGGAACTGCTCGACCATCTGGCGATCACGTCCCTTCCGCTACCGGATGCACCGTTGCACAATGTCAACACCCCTACCGATCTATCGCATGAGCTCGTCCATCCGAGGCATTGCCCTTCCGGCAGTCAACCGCCCCGGCCGGACGCCTAA
- a CDS encoding Clp1/GlmU family protein, whose product MLDVLRPDYVVALQREEELEPVLRCFRRSRRPRIVRLSIAEAVQERDRWTRSDYRRERFRHYFARARVRRLSIQARGLHGMVPTLDNPEAVRHRLVALCDRHGFACALGIAVRYEAEQQWLYLWAPSFRAREIATLQFGRFRLDPAEVGLGVRPGRLTAGRAMPRMDELMR is encoded by the coding sequence ATGCTGGATGTGCTGCGCCCTGACTACGTGGTAGCGCTACAGCGCGAAGAAGAGCTGGAGCCGGTGCTTCGGTGCTTTCGACGCAGTCGGCGTCCACGTATTGTACGGCTGTCGATAGCCGAGGCCGTGCAGGAGCGAGATCGCTGGACGCGCAGCGACTATCGACGCGAGCGGTTTCGTCACTACTTTGCCCGCGCACGGGTGCGCCGGTTGTCAATACAGGCCCGTGGACTGCACGGCATGGTCCCGACGCTGGATAATCCGGAAGCGGTACGGCATCGTCTGGTAGCCCTCTGCGATCGGCATGGATTTGCCTGTGCGCTGGGTATTGCCGTTCGTTATGAGGCCGAACAGCAATGGCTGTATCTATGGGCACCTTCGTTTCGGGCTCGTGAAATTGCCACCCTTCAATTCGGCCGATTTCGTCTGGATCCGGCCGAGGTCGGGTTAGGCGTCCGGCCGGGGCGGTTGACTGCCGGAAGGGCAATGCCTCGGATGGACGAGCTCATGCGATAG
- a CDS encoding Clp1/GlmU family protein — MDIAVSAEWEALRERLLHGPPWRTLMVAGPVNAGKTTLARWLAEQLQGQARTLFLDADPGQSLIGPPTTLALSRVPLDPDHWLKLRFVGHISPEGHLLQMLSGLVRLVAAARWHRARHLVIDLPGHMANDAGRELFFSDAGCAAP, encoded by the coding sequence ATGGACATTGCCGTTTCAGCCGAGTGGGAGGCCTTACGGGAGCGCTTGCTGCACGGGCCTCCGTGGCGCACGCTGATGGTGGCCGGTCCGGTCAATGCCGGTAAGACGACGCTGGCGCGCTGGCTGGCCGAACAGCTTCAGGGGCAGGCCCGGACGCTTTTTCTGGATGCCGATCCTGGCCAGTCGCTGATAGGACCCCCGACCACACTGGCGCTGAGCCGGGTACCCCTCGATCCTGATCACTGGCTTAAGCTCCGGTTTGTCGGACACATTTCGCCGGAAGGGCATCTGCTTCAGATGCTCAGTGGCCTGGTGCGTCTGGTGGCTGCTGCGCGCTGGCACCGAGCCCGGCACCTGGTGATTGATCTGCCGGGCCACATGGCCAACGATGCAGGTCGCGAGCTGTTTTTTTCAGATGCTGGATGTGCTGCGCCCTGA
- a CDS encoding ABC-ATPase domain-containing protein has protein sequence MAVRTGTAPVHTVEELRRRLQRIDGRGYKAYKTLQGTYDLGDFVLRLVHVQGDPFATPSRVHVWVPQPVAGFPAWSYQSEARAIGVAHLLARTFAEKARRLSRPRGSGHSGRIEMDRPGQEILPRTAVRLTAEGVEARFAVGLPAYGRRIRADEARALLLEDVPRVVRESLRFAVYDPEVVRAFAEVNEDATWLRMQLASWGLVAFVADGACLPRRSGVDERPLEKGAVLFEAPPSLRREVVLPSGRRLTGMGIPAGVTLIVGGGYHGKSTLLRALERGVYNHEPGDGREFVVTVPDAVKVRAEDGRSVAGVDLSPFIRNLPSGIDTRTFSTANASGSTSQAAAIQEALEVGTSLLLIDEDTAATNFMVRDRRMQRLVPGPQEPITPFIDRVRQLYETRGVSTILVVGSSGDFFDVADTVIKLHEYRVEDVTEVAREIARQFPNERTPVTDNPFQEPLGRRVPDPASVSLQKGKRAAYVRTRGREALQLGTTVIDLRAIEQLVHVAQTQAIGQALAYACQRYMDGRRTLSEIVAAVLEDIGRQGLDVLDPKGMLDLAGFRAQELAAALNRLRTLRVRVEPPA, from the coding sequence ATGGCGGTACGGACGGGCACGGCGCCGGTACATACGGTCGAAGAGCTGCGGCGACGATTGCAGCGCATCGACGGGCGCGGGTACAAAGCGTACAAAACGCTGCAGGGCACCTACGATCTGGGCGACTTTGTATTGCGGCTGGTGCATGTGCAGGGCGATCCGTTTGCCACGCCCAGCCGCGTGCACGTCTGGGTGCCGCAGCCTGTAGCAGGTTTTCCGGCATGGAGCTATCAGTCGGAGGCGCGCGCCATTGGCGTGGCCCATCTGCTGGCCCGCACCTTTGCCGAAAAAGCACGGCGCCTCAGCCGTCCCCGTGGTAGTGGGCACAGCGGACGTATCGAAATGGACCGGCCCGGCCAGGAAATACTGCCCCGAACGGCCGTGCGGCTGACGGCCGAAGGGGTCGAGGCCCGTTTTGCCGTCGGGCTTCCGGCCTATGGGCGCCGTATCCGGGCGGACGAAGCCCGGGCCTTGCTGCTGGAAGATGTGCCGCGGGTGGTGCGCGAAAGCCTGCGCTTTGCGGTCTATGACCCGGAAGTCGTGCGCGCCTTTGCCGAGGTGAACGAAGACGCCACCTGGCTGCGCATGCAGCTGGCCTCCTGGGGACTGGTGGCCTTTGTCGCCGACGGCGCCTGCCTGCCCCGACGCTCCGGCGTCGACGAACGCCCCCTGGAAAAAGGGGCGGTGCTGTTCGAGGCGCCTCCCTCGCTACGACGGGAAGTGGTGCTACCCAGCGGCCGCCGCCTGACCGGTATGGGTATTCCAGCCGGCGTGACCCTCATCGTGGGCGGCGGCTATCACGGGAAAAGCACGCTGCTGCGAGCGCTGGAGCGCGGGGTCTACAACCATGAGCCAGGCGACGGCCGGGAGTTTGTCGTAACCGTGCCCGACGCGGTCAAGGTACGGGCCGAAGATGGCCGTAGCGTGGCGGGAGTGGATCTCTCCCCGTTTATTCGCAACCTGCCCTCGGGCATCGACACCCGGACGTTCTCGACAGCAAACGCCAGCGGCTCAACCAGCCAGGCTGCGGCCATTCAAGAAGCATTGGAGGTGGGCACCTCGCTCCTGCTCATCGATGAGGACACCGCCGCGACAAACTTCATGGTGCGCGATCGACGCATGCAGCGGTTGGTCCCGGGCCCGCAGGAGCCGATCACACCGTTCATCGATCGCGTACGCCAGCTCTATGAGACGCGCGGGGTCAGCACCATCCTGGTCGTTGGCTCCAGTGGCGACTTTTTCGATGTGGCCGATACCGTCATCAAGCTGCATGAATACCGCGTGGAAGACGTAACAGAGGTCGCTCGGGAAATTGCTCGGCAGTTTCCAAACGAGCGTACACCGGTAACGGACAATCCTTTCCAGGAGCCATTGGGGCGGCGTGTGCCGGATCCGGCCAGTGTCTCGTTGCAGAAAGGAAAGCGTGCCGCCTATGTGCGAACGCGCGGGCGCGAAGCACTCCAACTGGGGACCACCGTCATCGACCTGCGGGCCATTGAACAACTGGTGCATGTAGCGCAGACGCAGGCGATCGGACAGGCCCTGGCCTACGCCTGTCAGCGTTATATGGATGGCCGCCGTACCCTTTCGGAGATTGTCGCCGCCGTCCTGGAAGATATCGGTCGCCAGGGACTGGACGTACTTGATCCGAAGGGAATGCTGGATCTGGCCGGCTTCCGAGCGCAGGAGTTGGCCGCTGCACTGAATCGGCTACGGACACTTCGGGTGCGTGTTGAACCTCCGGCGTAG
- a CDS encoding PorV/PorQ family protein: MKAKLIRTGLPVLLVLLLSPIGTLQAQQARNGTNAASQLLIPLGAQFLGGGGAAAAITGIESVLWNPAGLDYGEGNVMVMVSRRNYIADIGINFAAVGLRFGTLGAIALHLRSFDMGDIPKTDEFNMDGTGETFSPTFFTLGVSYGRAMTDRIRVGATVNLNYESFANVAASGVTFDAGVQYDNFLGFGGLSVGVAIRNIGTSMQYDGSPLLVDARTTEGERAVTKYKIVAADADVPTVVDVAVSYRVWRGLSVSLTYMENTYGPSQVQGQLSYNFQDYIIVRGAYVQNAQKQGGLEGPFDNRPAFGATLNLRPVLGINMAFDYGFMPAQFFENNHIFTLRGQF; the protein is encoded by the coding sequence ATGAAAGCCAAACTGATTCGCACAGGGCTTCCGGTGCTGCTGGTCCTGCTGCTGAGTCCGATCGGAACATTGCAGGCGCAGCAGGCCCGCAATGGGACAAATGCTGCCTCGCAGTTGCTCATCCCGCTGGGCGCTCAGTTTCTGGGCGGAGGCGGGGCGGCCGCGGCCATCACGGGGATCGAAAGCGTGCTCTGGAACCCGGCCGGCCTGGACTACGGGGAAGGCAATGTGATGGTGATGGTCTCCCGGCGTAACTACATTGCCGATATCGGGATTAACTTTGCCGCTGTCGGGCTACGCTTCGGGACACTGGGCGCTATCGCGTTGCACCTGCGCAGCTTCGACATGGGCGATATCCCGAAGACGGATGAGTTCAATATGGACGGTACCGGGGAGACCTTCTCGCCCACGTTCTTTACGCTGGGAGTCTCCTACGGCCGGGCCATGACCGATCGCATTCGCGTCGGCGCTACGGTCAACCTGAACTACGAAAGCTTCGCCAACGTCGCTGCCAGTGGCGTAACCTTCGATGCCGGGGTGCAGTACGACAACTTCCTTGGCTTTGGCGGGCTTTCGGTAGGGGTAGCCATCCGCAACATCGGGACTTCCATGCAGTATGACGGCTCCCCCTTGCTGGTGGATGCCCGCACGACGGAAGGCGAACGAGCCGTCACGAAATACAAGATCGTGGCTGCTGACGCCGATGTACCGACCGTGGTCGACGTTGCGGTTAGCTACCGGGTCTGGCGAGGCCTTTCGGTCAGCCTGACCTACATGGAGAATACCTATGGCCCCAGCCAGGTGCAGGGCCAGCTTTCCTACAACTTCCAGGACTACATCATCGTGCGGGGCGCCTACGTCCAGAATGCGCAGAAGCAGGGTGGCCTGGAAGGACCATTCGATAACCGGCCAGCCTTCGGTGCCACGCTCAACCTGCGTCCGGTGCTAGGCATCAACATGGCGTTTGACTATGGTTTTATGCCCGCACAGTTCTTTGAGAACAACCATATTTTTACGCTGCGCGGGCAGTTCTGA